GTGGAGCACCCGCGCCTTGTCGCGGACCGGATCATTCAGTTTGCCGAGGTCGTCGGCCCCGAAAACGTCGTTGCCTCCACCGACTGCGGGCTGGGCGGCCGTTTGAACCGCGACATCGCGTGGGCAAAGCTGGGCAGCCTCGTCGAGGGCGCGGAGATCGCCTCGAAGGAGTTGTTCGGCTAGGGGAGGGATAGAATATTCCCCCATGAGCGCATCCTCAGGTTTCCGGCCTGTCCACGCAGCCGATATCCAGGCGGCACAGGCCCAGATTTCTTCGGTGATTGCGCCCACCCCGCTGCAGTACTGCCCCCGCTTGTCGCAGCAGCACGGACTCGACGTATACCTTAAGCGGGAAGACCTCCACGACGTCCGCTCGTACAAGATCCGAGGGGCGTACTTCGCCATCGCATCGCTTAGCGACGCTGAACGCGCCGCCGGCGTCGTCGCCGCCTCGGCCGGCAACCACGCGCAGGGTGTCGCCTACGCCTGTCGCACGATGGGCATCCAGGGCAAGATCTTCGTGCCCAAGCCGACGCCGAAGCAGAAGCGCGATCGCATCCTCGTTCACGGCGGGGCGAACATCGAACTCGTCGTGACCGGCAACACCTTCGATGAGGCGGCGGAGGCGGCCCGGGCCGATGCCACGGAACGCGGCGCGAGCATCATCGAGCCTTTCGATGCGAGGGCGACCGTTACGGGCCAGGGCACCGTGGCCGCCGAGATCCTTACCCAGCTCTCCGGCTTGGGCCGCTCCCTTGATAGCGTGGTCGTGCCGGTGGGCGGTGGCGGTCTTGCGGCGGGTGTGGCTTCTTACGTGGCGGACATGTCGCCACGGACCTCTCTCGTCGCCGTGGAGCCGGCCGGAGCCGCCTCGATGGCCGCAGCGATTGAGAACGGTGGTCCCGTGACCCTGCCCCACATCGACCCGTTTGTGGACGGCGCGGCGGTCAAACGCGCGGGCCAGTTCACCTACGAGATCATCGAGCGTAACCTCGGCCGCATTCACCTTCTGGCCAGTGACGAGGGGGAGGTCTGCACCGAGATGCTGGGCCTGTATCAGAACGAGGGCATTATCGCCGAGCCGGCTGGAGCCCTGTCCGTGGCCGCGCTGAACAACGTCAATCTGGAGCCGGGCAGCACGGTCGTGTGCATCATCTCGGGGGGAAACAACGACGTGTTGCGCTACGCGGAGGTGATGGAGCGCTCCCTCGTCCACCGTGGGCTCAAGCACTACTTCCTCGTCAGCTTCCCCCAGGAGCCGGGCCAGCTGCGCATGTTCCTCACGGACGTGCTGGGGCCCGACGACGACATCGTGCTCTTCGAGTACCTGAAGAAGAACAACCGCGAAACGGGGGTCGCCCTCGTCGGGCTGGAGCTCTCCCGAGCGCGAGACCTTGATCCGCTGCTCGACCGGATGGAGTCCTCTCCCCTGGAGTGCCGGCGCCTGATGCCGGGCACGGAGGAGTACTCCTTCATCATCGGCGGCTAATCAGCGCCGCAGGATAGCGAAGTCCCACGGTCCTAGGGATACCTCTGCATCACCCACCTGCGGCGTGCCGAAGGAATACACCAGGGTTCCTCCGACAGGTGCAGTCGCTGGCTGGTTGGAGAAATTCGCTGCAAGCACCACGTCGTCGGAGCCCATCGTTAACCAGGTTGCTCCGTGATCGACCTGGAGCTCGCGCAGGTCGCCCCGGGCGAGCCCGAGCTCGCCACGCAGGGAGATGAGCCGGCGGTAGGCCGCCAGCAAACGTTTTTGTTCGCTGTCGAACTCCCAGTCCAGCCGTGCCGCGTCGAAAGTGGCCGGGTCGGCGGGGTCCGGCACCTCGTCACGCCCCCACCCGAGGCGCGAGAACTCGGTGAAGCGGCCCTCCCGGGTGAGCCTGTTGAGCTCGGCGTCGGTGTGGGAGCAAAAGAACGGAAAGGGTGTGCGCGCCGCGAACTCCTCGCCCATGAACAGCATTGGGGTAAACGGGCTGAACAACACAACTGCAGCCTTGAGGGCAAGCTGTGCGGCGGTGAGGTACTGCGACGGCCGGTCGCCGGTGGCGCGGTTCCCCGTCTGATCGTGCGTCGTCGTGTACGTAATCAAACGTGCCGGAGGCACGCGGTCGAGCTCGATGGCTCGGCCGTGATTGTGGCGGCGATACTGCGAATAGGTGTTGCGGAACCGGTAGCCGTGGGAGAGCGTGTCGGCGAGGATATCCAGCGTGCCGTAATCGACGTAGTACGCCTGCCTTTCCCCGCTGACGACGGTGTGGAGGGCGTGGTGGACGTCGTCAAGCCACTGTGCGCTGAGCCCGTATCCGCCATGGTCGACGTCGTCGATGAGGCGCGGGTCGTTCAGGTCTGACTCCGCGATGAGGGAGCGCGGTATGCCCGTGCGCGAGGCGACGTCGTCGGCGACGCTGCGGATGTCCTCCATGATGGAGTAAGCCCGCCGGTCATCGTAGGCGTGGACGGCATCGAGGCGCAGCCCGTCGATGTGGAATTCCTCGAGCCACTGGCGCACCGCGTCCAGCACGAACGCGCGCACTTCGTCGGAGGCGGCACCGGAGAAGTTCACAACGTCTCCCCAGCTCGTCTGGCCCGGCGCGAGGTACGGCCCGAACAGCGAGTTGTAGTTCCCGTCTGGGCCGAAGTGGTTGTACACCACGTCGAGGATCACGCCCAGGCCCGCGTTGTGCGCCGCGTCCACCAGGTGTTTCAGCCCCTCCGGCCCGCCGTAGGCTTCGTGCACGGCGAACCAATCCACGCCGTCGTACCCCCAGTTGCGGGTCCCGCCGAACGGTTGCACGGGCATCAGCTCGATCGCGGTCAC
The nucleotide sequence above comes from Corynebacterium capitovis DSM 44611. Encoded proteins:
- the treZ gene encoding malto-oligosyltrehalose trehalohydrolase yields the protein MSESAAVPARFDVWAPLADEARIVVDGVSSDLLRDATRAGWWYADPAQVTPRAGQRYAYEIFNGTQWSQPLPDPRTRAQPDGVHEPSLVVSTDFAWTDHQWQGRELAGQVIYELHVGTFSAEGTFAGVVDKLAYLVDLGVTAIELMPVQPFGGTRNWGYDGVDWFAVHEAYGGPEGLKHLVDAAHNAGLGVILDVVYNHFGPDGNYNSLFGPYLAPGQTSWGDVVNFSGAASDEVRAFVLDAVRQWLEEFHIDGLRLDAVHAYDDRRAYSIMEDIRSVADDVASRTGIPRSLIAESDLNDPRLIDDVDHGGYGLSAQWLDDVHHALHTVVSGERQAYYVDYGTLDILADTLSHGYRFRNTYSQYRRHNHGRAIELDRVPPARLITYTTTHDQTGNRATGDRPSQYLTAAQLALKAAVVLFSPFTPMLFMGEEFAARTPFPFFCSHTDAELNRLTREGRFTEFSRLGWGRDEVPDPADPATFDAARLDWEFDSEQKRLLAAYRRLISLRGELGLARGDLRELQVDHGATWLTMGSDDVVLAANFSNQPATAPVGGTLVYSFGTPQVGDAEVSLGPWDFAILRR
- the ilvA gene encoding threonine ammonia-lyase IlvA gives rise to the protein MSASSGFRPVHAADIQAAQAQISSVIAPTPLQYCPRLSQQHGLDVYLKREDLHDVRSYKIRGAYFAIASLSDAERAAGVVAASAGNHAQGVAYACRTMGIQGKIFVPKPTPKQKRDRILVHGGANIELVVTGNTFDEAAEAARADATERGASIIEPFDARATVTGQGTVAAEILTQLSGLGRSLDSVVVPVGGGGLAAGVASYVADMSPRTSLVAVEPAGAASMAAAIENGGPVTLPHIDPFVDGAAVKRAGQFTYEIIERNLGRIHLLASDEGEVCTEMLGLYQNEGIIAEPAGALSVAALNNVNLEPGSTVVCIISGGNNDVLRYAEVMERSLVHRGLKHYFLVSFPQEPGQLRMFLTDVLGPDDDIVLFEYLKKNNRETGVALVGLELSRARDLDPLLDRMESSPLECRRLMPGTEEYSFIIGG